Proteins from a genomic interval of Yarrowia lipolytica chromosome 1E, complete sequence:
- a CDS encoding uncharacterized protein (Compare to YALI0E08470g, no similarity), with amino-acid sequence MAKINPNPRATRRGVADYVRPGTRIARPSHHTPTIERNTRDTNHTESDATVPQQCIRVEVIAEKPSTRPLPRTFETMLAFYGILFMSTLASVVTRDTYLKIASYMCSLTSTEMNTRYWFRTFTRRNKHLFDDTMETLKKLPSMVQPVDIYGMDSTWLSDDGHVDLHTAPVTTKMEWLKTFLKDTDNGGVLRMLVVPYHEGLEEFVAACLVNYVLVSHESTTYVLGDDTDIHDMEAHSISVGVPEPEVIGVDAVDPNSQRLDSPAPAEGSDNADACGSTDTDTRDDSSNDNKQHPGDIPETADTEDTITEPPSSQLVIVSRKSTEEEEGVTVCTEFSDKALSYPSGDVLKLLEHTLEERTKLIMKVITMEKELRAARGG; translated from the coding sequence ATGGCGAAAATAAATCCGAATCCCAGAGCAACAAGACGCGGTGTGGCCGACTACGTGAGACCTGGTACTCGGATCGCTCGTCCTTCTCACCACACGCCAACCATAGAGCGAAATACTAGAGATACCAACCACACTGAGTCAGACGCGACAGTCCCCCAACAATGCATTCGGGTGGAGGTTATTGCAGAGAAACCCTCGACGCGCCCACTGCCGCGAACGTTCGAAACGATGCTGGCGTTCTACGGGATCCTCTTCATGTCCACGTTGGCGTCAGTAGTGACCAGGGACACATACCTGAAAATCGCTTCCTACATGTGCAGCCTGACCAGCACCGAGATGAATACCCGCTACTGGTTCCGAACATTCACCAGGCGCAACAAGCATCTCTTTGACGATACTATGGAAACCCTCAAGAAGTTACCCTCAATGGTCCAGCCAGTTGATATCTATGGGATGGACAGTACGTGGTTGTCGGATGACGGACACGTTGACCTCCACACTGCACCTGTGACGACAAAGATGGAATGGCTGAAAACTTTCCTCAAAGATACCGATAATGGTGGCGTTTTAAGAATGCTTGTGGTGCCATACCATGAAgggctggaggagtttgttGCCGCGTGCCTGGTCAACTATGTGCTGGTATCTCACGAGAGTACCACATACGTCTTAGGGGACGACACAGATATCCATGACATGGAAGCTCACTCAATCTCTGTTGGGGTGCCTGAACCCGAGGTCATTGGAGTCGATGCTGTCGACCCTAACTCGCAAAGACTGGACTCACCCGCTCCGGCAGAAGGAAGTGACAACGCAGATGCCTGTGGCTCCACCGACACAGATACCCGAGATGACTCCAGCAACGATAATAAGCAGCACCCAGGAGATATCCCCGAGACTGCTGATACTGAAGATACTATTACGGAGCCCCCTTCTAGCCAGCTCGTGATAGTGAGCCGAAAGTCTacagaggaggaagaaggggTCACTGTTTGCACGGAATTCTCCGATAAGGCTCTCTCTTACCCCTCTGGAGATGttctgaagctgctggaacacACGCTGGAAGAGAGAACCAAGCTGATTATGAAAGTCATCaccatggagaaggagctaAGAGCTGCTCGGGGCGGCTGA
- a CDS encoding uncharacterized protein (Compare to YALI0E08448g, similar to Saccharomyces cerevisiae LTV1 (YKL143W); ancestral locus Anc_5.249, weakly similar to uniprot|P34078 Saccharomyces cerevisiae YKL143w LTV1 low-temperature viability protein) has translation MGKTWVKKKDAETFSLVYRAQDDPLYHDEDASERVFVKVDNLNQQRREREAVARSVAASEAASQASEAGDVPELHDDSQDPHRALTRADLEAELDKFAKQGRRENEGEAALYGIEYDDSKYDYMQHLRPMGMSDSVYLERKTNNKEHSGPGGRRGKGTDLILKADYAAKNGVQLPAEALPSEVKKKLTYQDQQDIPDAHRQLLMDPDLREVLEALEDEAYVEEDAEDDVFGELIQSGEYDEEEEAALDDQYDDEDYYDDYSDVGTIQGAFDTVEEEHNDEEIEALRQQAIKQARAMGRSKGNKEEEAGKEVEVSQPLAAELDVEAEEEEEDEFDPQYSWQQDFDKFKKDQKKKRGEEVESEIDGAAYTAMSRRSRRKREKAAKNGTAMSGYSMTSSALFRNEGLTFLDDRFDKVEAEYNDESKDEPQPEFDMKKERNDFESIMDDFMDNYSVVGKKMYKKKASTLNNSTGLQQVDDLRQALKGLSVDDKQK, from the coding sequence ATGGGAAAAACGTGGGTTAAGAAAAAAGACGCCGAGACCTTTTCGCTGGTGTACCGAGCGCAAGACGATCCTCTTTATCATGATGAAGACGCCTCCGAGCGAGTCTTTGTCAAAGTCGACAATCTCAACCAGCAACGAAGGGAGCGAGAGGCTGTGGCTCGATCTGTAGCCGCTTCTGAGGCTGCCAGTCAGGCTAGCGAGGCCGGAGACGTTCCCGAGCTCCACGACGACTCTCAGGACCCCCACAGAGCTCTGACTCGAGCTGACCTGGAGGCTGAGCTGGACAAGTTTGCCAAACAGGGCCGACGAGAAAACGAGGGAGAGGCCGCTCTCTACGGTATCGAGTACGATGATTCCAAGTACGACTATATGCAGCATCTGCGACCCATGGGCATGTCTGACTCCGTCTATCTGGAGCGAAAGACTaacaacaaggagcacTCTGGACCTGGAGGACGGCGGGGCAAGGGCACCGATTTGATTCTCAAGGCTGACTACGCTGCCAAGAATGGAGTTCAGCTGCCCGCTGAGGCCCTTCCTTCtgaggtcaagaagaagctgactTACCAGGACCAGCAGGACATCCCTGATGCTCACAGACAGCTGCTGATGGACCCCGATCTGCGGGAGGTcctggaggctctggaggacgaggcttacgtggaggaggatgccGAGGATGATGTCTTTGGCGAGTTGATTCAGTCTGGAGAGTAcgatgaggaagaggaggccGCTCTGGACGACCAAtacgacgatgaggacTACTACGATGACTACAGTGATGTCGGCACCATCCAGGGCGCCTTTGACACAGTTGAGGAGGAACACAACGATGAGGAGATTGAAGCTCTTCGACAGCAGGCCATCAAGCAGGCCCGAGCCATGGGGCGGTCTAAGGGTaacaaggaggaagaagcTGGAAAGGAGGTAGAGGTCTCCCAGCCTCTGGCTGCCGAGCTGGACGTTGAGgccgaagaggaggaggaagacgagttTGACCCCCAGTACTCGTGGCAGCAGGACTttgacaagttcaagaaggaccagaagaagaagcgaggcgaggaggtggagagcGAAATCGACGGAGCTGCCTACACCGCCATGAGCCGACGGTCTCGTCGAAAGCGAgagaaggctgccaagaacGGAACCGCCATGTCTGGATACTCCATGACCTCTTCTGCCCTGTTCCGAAACGAGGGCCTGACATTCCTGGACGACCGGTTCGACAAGGTCGAGGCTGAGTACAATGATGAATCCAAGGATGAGCCCCAGCCCGAATTTgacatgaagaaggagcgaaACGACTTTGAGTCCATCATGGACGACTTTATGGACAACTACTCTGTGGTTGGCAAAAAGAtgtacaagaagaaggcatCCACACTCAATAACTCCACTGGTCTGCAGCAGGTTGATGATTTGCGACAGGCACTGAAGGGTCTCAGTGTGGATGATAAGCAGAAGTGA
- a CDS encoding uncharacterized protein (Compare to YALI0E08492g, uniprot|Q872L6|emb|CAD70713 Yarrowia lipolytica YALI0E08492g LIP4 Lipase (EC 3.1.1.3)), producing the protein MAGFNFTFGQVISYLASMLYGQVDATSSSTRIQATQDLYDFTAKFSRLSNIAYCINAPFTPLRTDFTCGESCRYFPDLQLDSVFGGNFSSASTTGYIAYDHKKKEKYIVFRGTFSIPDIVTDIQFQTAPWLTSLPTHLIPTKEDFEHKQAILKHYAAENKGLSNLEERQDVVHEDPSLVPKKMDKCENCQIHDGFAKGFNETIEHAGPQIEKFLGNNTDYKMFVVGHSLGAAQAQLFATQFKLLGFDPYMINFGQPRLGNPEFAAYINQLWFNDTGLVVNDARRFYRVTHWNDIVVGVPDWLNYTHSIGEVFIDEESVYPKLDKVVVCEGGENPLCHRGTFNLWSRINFLQNHLAYIFYIGLCAFNIGRRDVLNMPQYQGNFSYQHNIDPNYNYDTKVPTRISKSN; encoded by the coding sequence ATGGCAGGGTTCAACTTCACTTTCGGGCAGGTGATTTCGTACCTGGCTTCCATGCTCTATGGACAGGTGGATGCCACTTCGTCCTCCACTCGAATCCAGGCCACCCAGGATCTGTACGACTTCACAGCCAAGTTTTCGCGACTCTCAAACATCGCGTACTGTATCAATGCCCCCTTCACGCCTCTCAGAACGGACTTCACCTGCGGAGAAAGCTGTCGGTACTTCCCCGACCTCCAGCTGGACTCAGTGTTTGGTGGTAActtctcctcagcctccacTACCGGCTACATTGCATACGaccacaagaagaaggaaaagtACATTGTGTTTCGAGGAACTTTCAGTATCCCTGATATCGTCACAGACATTCAATTTCAGACTGCCCCTTGGTTGACCTCTCTGCCCACGCATCTGATCcctaccaaggaggactTTGAACACAAGCAGGCCATCCTGAAGCACTACGCTGCCGAAAACAAGGGTCTCAGCAACCTGGAAGAGCGACAGGATGTTGTGCATGAAGACCCTAGCCTGGTTCCCAAGAAAATGGACAAGTGCGAGAACTGCCAGATCCATGACGGATTCGCCAAGGGCTTCAACGAGACTATCGAGCATGCCGGACCCCAGATTGAAAAGTTCCTGGGAAATAACACCGACTACAAGATGTTTGTTGTTGGCCACTCTCTAGGAGCTGCTCAGGCCCAGCTGTTTGCTACACAGTTCAAACTGCTGGGATTTGACCCTTACATGATCAACTTTGGACAGCCTCGACTTGGAAACCCTGAGTTCGCCGCCTACATCAACCAGCTGTGGTTCAACGATACTGGTCTGGTTGTCAATGATGCCCGACGATTCTACCGAGTGACTCACTGGAACGATATCGTCGTGGGAGTGCCCGACTGGCTCAATTACACCCACTCTATCGGAGAGGTGTTCATAGACGAGGAGAGCGTTTACCccaagctggacaaggtggtggtgtgcgAGGGAGGAGAGAACCCCCTGTGCCACCGAGGAACTTTCAACCTGTGGTCACGAATCAACTTCCTGCAGAACCATTTGGCTTATATCTTCTACATTGGTCTGTGTGCTTTCAACATTGGCCGAAGAGACGTGCTCAACATGCCACAATACCAGGGCAACTTCTCGTACCAGCACAACATCGACCCCAACTACAATTACGATACCAAGGTTCCCACCCGGATCAGTAAATCAAACTAA
- a CDS encoding uncharacterized protein (Compare to YALI0E08514g, weakly similar to CAGL0I10901g Candida glabrata) yields MSNYNYSPDNFSDANDFLPPPNPSDTHISVSPFINIEKDPVSFNFLVQAAIVDAKNYHILSYDELDEKKKELQLLESRYETLLHKIELEKKVGEAAKSLARLHEDGSKRSSFLKSTKRHSQQATDEHIISVRKITEMNTDAIELHNRITALKETVLQHSVAVLAYSQLNPAAAAAAQAEDPVKVGKQLDTLISQLGDDHVMQQTESRDLPAKVHALSGLCQQLTQQCRDQIDYNTDMLGRVLESRDQAFDQRQYPHFHDMLAYLQEGGGSGGNGEVSKSREVGAGHEIKPTGAHEMGQTRDVVSTPVLKSDSRDLLDLQDALRSHKFASSAQIQDLNSELTLATEQVSEYRDKCDSLSRELDSVVQSLEDLTVQTVDYESERQKMEDQINQLRCKLQEADTSRAVTGLEASGGSESESVTMLVHKFRDQIRTMREEHLQELQKEQDEKKKLVSVVREIKRSSYIRA; encoded by the coding sequence ATgtccaactacaactatTCGCCGGATAATTTCAGTGATGCAAACGACTTCCTGCCACCACCCAACCCGTCAGACACGCACATCTCCGTGTCTCCCTTCATAAACATCGAAAAAGATCCCGTTTCGTTCAACTTCCTAGTCCAGGCAGCCATCGTTGACGCAAAGAACTACCACATTCTGTCCTACGATgagctggacgagaagaagaaggagctaCAGCTGCTCGAGTCACGATACGAGACTCTCCTGCACAAAATTGAGCTCGAAAAGAAGGTCGGGGAGGCTGCCAAATCGCTCGCACGTCTGCATGAAGATGGCAGTAAACGATCAAGTTTCCTCAAATCAACCAAACGACACAGCCAACAGGCCACTGACGAACACATCATCAGTGTGCGTAAAATCACCGAAATGAACACAGACGCCATTGAACTGCACAACCGCATCAcagctctcaaggagacaGTCCTACAACATTCGGTAGCTGTGCTGGCTTACTCGCAACTCAACCCAGCCGCCGCCGCAGCAGCCCAGGCAGAGGATCCAGTAAAGGTGGGCAAGCAGCTCGACACGCTGATCAGCCAGCTAGGTgacgatcacgtgatgcagCAGACTGAGTCCCGTGACCTCCCCGCCAAGGTGCATGCTCTTTCTGGACTCTGTCAGCAACTGACCCAGCAGTGTCGCGACCAGATTGACTACAACACAGACATGCTAGGCCGAGTTCTGGAGTCCCGTGACCAAGCTTTTGACCAGCGGCAGTATCCTCATTTCCACGACATGTTGGCTTATCTACAggagggaggaggaagtggTGGTAATGGTGAGGTGAgcaagtcacgtgaggtCGGTGCTGGACATGAAATCAAGCCTACTGGAGCTCATGAGATGGGTCAGACACGTGATGTGGTGTCTACACCTGTGCTCAAGTCAGATTCGCGTGACTTGCTTGATCTGCAGGATGCCCTTCGATCACACAAATTTGCATCTTCTGCTCAGATTCAGGATCTCAATTCTGAGTTGACGCTCGCCACAGAACAGGTCTCAGAGTACCGAGACAAGTGTGATTCTCTGAGTCGGGAACTGGACTCTGTTGTGCAGTCGCTTGAGGACCTGACTGTTCAGACTGTGGATTATGAGTCAGAGCGGCAGAAGATGGAAGATCAGATTAACCAGTTGCGATGCAAACTGCAAGAGGCTGATACTTCACGAGCGGTGACTGGGTTGGAGGCTTCTGGGGGTTCCGAATCTGAGTCGGTGACCATGTTGGTGCACAAGTTCAGAGACCAGATTCGCACCATGCGCGAGGAGCACTTACAGGAGTTacagaaggagcaggatgaaaaaaagaagctgGTCAGCGTGGTCCGAGAGATCAAACGATCCAGTTACATCCGGGCTTAG